In one Bacillus thuringiensis genomic region, the following are encoded:
- a CDS encoding L-lactate MFS transporter, producing MKQTSINPLLIVLGTIIVQIGLGTIYTWSLFNQPLVSKFGWNLNSVAITFSITSFSLSFSTLFAAKLQKKLGLRKLIATAGIVLGLGLILSSQVSSLPLLYLLAGVVVGYADGTAYITSLSNLIKWFPNRKGLISGISVSAYGMGSLIFRYINGNLIDNLGVSQAFLYWGIIVLLLVLIGSFFLREAIVSNAVTETLHNDYTPREMMRTKQVYLLFFMLFTSCMGGLYLISMVKDIGVQLVGLSAATAANAVAMIAIFNTVGRIILGTLSDKIGRMKIVSATFIIIGLSVFTLSFIPLNYGIYFACVASVAFCFGGNITIFPAIVGDFFGLKNHSTNYGIVYQGFGFGALAGSFIGAILGGFQPTFIIIGVLSVISFIISILIRPPNVEKKKELKHLHRKVA from the coding sequence ATGAAACAAACTTCTATAAATCCGTTACTAATTGTTCTAGGTACAATCATTGTTCAAATTGGCCTTGGAACAATTTATACATGGAGTTTATTTAATCAACCCCTTGTAAGTAAGTTTGGATGGAATCTTAATTCAGTAGCGATAACTTTCTCCATAACAAGTTTTTCTTTATCATTCTCAACTTTATTTGCAGCAAAATTGCAGAAAAAATTAGGACTTCGGAAACTTATTGCTACTGCAGGAATTGTTTTAGGACTCGGCTTAATACTTAGTTCACAAGTTTCTTCCTTACCACTATTATATTTATTAGCTGGTGTCGTTGTTGGTTATGCGGATGGAACGGCTTATATTACATCACTATCTAATTTAATTAAATGGTTTCCAAATCGGAAAGGGCTTATTTCAGGTATATCTGTATCAGCATATGGAATGGGCAGCTTAATCTTTAGGTATATAAACGGAAATCTTATCGATAACCTTGGTGTATCACAAGCATTCTTATATTGGGGTATTATCGTGTTACTTTTAGTATTAATCGGATCGTTCTTCTTACGTGAGGCAATTGTAAGTAATGCTGTAACTGAAACATTACACAATGACTATACTCCGCGTGAAATGATGCGAACGAAACAAGTATATCTCCTATTTTTTATGTTATTCACCTCGTGTATGGGTGGTTTGTATTTAATAAGTATGGTAAAAGATATCGGCGTACAACTCGTTGGACTTAGCGCAGCAACCGCTGCAAACGCCGTTGCTATGATTGCAATCTTTAATACAGTAGGTAGAATCATTCTTGGGACGTTATCAGATAAAATCGGCCGCATGAAAATTGTCTCTGCAACGTTTATTATTATAGGTTTGTCAGTCTTTACTTTAAGTTTTATTCCGCTAAATTACGGAATCTATTTTGCTTGTGTAGCAAGTGTCGCCTTTTGCTTCGGCGGTAATATAACTATATTCCCAGCTATTGTCGGAGATTTCTTTGGATTAAAAAACCATAGTACAAATTATGGGATTGTCTACCAAGGTTTCGGATTTGGTGCGCTTGCAGGATCATTTATTGGAGCGATACTCGGGGGATTTCAACCAACTTTCATTATAATCGGTGTTTTAAGTGTTATTTCCTTTATTATTTCAATATTAATTCGTCCACCAAATGTAGAAAAGAAAAAGGAACTAAAACATTTACATCGGAAAGTAGCTTAA
- a CDS encoding DMT family transporter: MHNKKWDLRIICAHAFTILIWGTAFPAIRMGLESYTPEHLTLLRLLIASFILLLFSFIYKLRLPDLKDIPAFFIFGALGFTIYHIALNYGEKTVNAGSASLIISVTPIVTAILASVFLNEKMKLNGWIGGVMSFAGIVLISLSQGDAIQLNSGGLFILLAAISESLFFVFQTSYLKKYGFLPFTIYTILSSTVCMLIFLPGVYQEILAAPLEVNLSVIYLGVFPTVLPYITLAYIISRTGASEATSSLYLTPITACFIAWIWLGEVPTLVSIIGGGITILGIVIAHIPVLRKEKHRNLANNQSV, translated from the coding sequence ATGCATAATAAAAAATGGGATTTACGCATTATATGTGCTCACGCTTTTACAATTCTTATATGGGGAACTGCTTTTCCAGCAATTCGTATGGGGCTTGAATCTTATACGCCTGAACACCTTACTTTACTACGTTTATTAATCGCCTCATTTATACTTTTGTTATTTTCATTTATATACAAACTACGACTACCGGATTTAAAGGATATCCCAGCATTTTTTATATTTGGTGCTTTAGGGTTTACTATTTATCACATCGCATTAAACTACGGCGAAAAAACAGTAAATGCTGGATCTGCAAGTTTAATTATTTCAGTCACTCCAATAGTGACGGCAATTCTTGCTTCTGTTTTTTTGAATGAAAAAATGAAATTAAATGGCTGGATCGGTGGTGTAATGAGTTTTGCAGGAATTGTCTTAATTTCACTTAGCCAAGGCGACGCTATTCAATTAAATAGCGGGGGATTATTTATATTATTAGCGGCGATTTCAGAAAGTCTATTTTTCGTTTTCCAAACATCTTACTTAAAAAAATATGGCTTCTTACCATTTACCATATATACAATTTTGTCTAGTACTGTATGTATGCTTATTTTCTTACCCGGAGTTTATCAAGAAATACTAGCAGCCCCTCTTGAAGTTAACTTGAGCGTTATATATTTAGGTGTCTTTCCAACAGTACTCCCGTATATTACATTGGCCTATATTATATCTCGTACTGGTGCTTCTGAAGCAACAAGTTCTCTATATTTAACGCCAATAACTGCGTGTTTCATTGCTTGGATATGGTTAGGAGAAGTGCCAACTTTAGTTTCAATAATTGGCGGAGGAATTACTATACTTGGAATTGTGATTGCTCATATACCAGTATTAAGAAAAGAAAAACATAGGAATTTAGCAAATAATCAATCCGTATAA
- a CDS encoding GNAT family N-acetyltransferase: MKIVQQWVQEDSDYIREKVIEYNQKYLADEEKTPSEKVSFIVRNEKEEIVGGVTAIIFWHHVHVDFLWVSEEYRHEGYGSKLIKLIEEFAIEKGCRLINLDTFSFQAPDFYKKHGYKVIGVSEDHPKGHNHYYLEKRLKSI, encoded by the coding sequence ATGAAAATAGTACAGCAGTGGGTACAAGAAGATAGTGATTACATAAGAGAGAAAGTGATTGAATACAATCAAAAATATCTTGCAGATGAAGAAAAAACCCCTTCAGAGAAGGTTAGTTTCATAGTAAGAAATGAAAAAGAAGAAATCGTAGGTGGGGTAACAGCAATAATTTTTTGGCACCATGTACACGTTGACTTTCTATGGGTTTCTGAAGAATATAGGCATGAAGGCTACGGAAGCAAGTTAATAAAACTTATTGAAGAATTTGCAATTGAAAAAGGGTGTAGGTTAATTAATTTAGATACTTTTAGTTTCCAAGCTCCTGATTTTTATAAGAAACATGGATATAAAGTAATTGGAGTAAGTGAAGATCATCCGAAAGGACATAATCATTATTATTTAGAAAAACGGTTAAAAAGTATATAG
- a CDS encoding glycosyl hydrolase family 8, with protein MNGKRKIFTCISIIGIGLASFSNSSFAANVTDNSVQNFIPIVNQQVAAAKEMKPFPQQVNYAGVIKPNHITQESLNASVRSYYDNWKKKYLKNDLSSLPGGYYVKGEITGDADGFKPLGTSEGQGYGMIITVLMAGYDSNAQKIYDGLFKTARTFKSSQNPNLMGWVVADSKKAQGHFDSATDGDLDIAYSLLLAHKQWGSNGTVNYLKEAQDMITKGIKASNVTNNNRLNLGDWDSKSSLDTRPSDWMMSHLRAFYEFTGDKTWLTVINNLYDVYTQFSNKYSPNTGLISDFVVKNPPQPAPKDFLDESEYTNAYYYNASRVPLRIVMDYAMYGEKRSKVISDKVSSWIQNKTNGNPSKIVDGYQLNGSNIGSYSTAVFVSPFIAASITSSNNQKWVNSGWDWMKNKRESYFSDSYNLLTMLFITGNWWKPVPDDKKTQNLINDEIYEGYDK; from the coding sequence ATGAATGGAAAAAGAAAAATTTTCACATGTATTTCTATTATAGGAATCGGACTAGCTAGTTTTTCTAATTCTAGTTTCGCAGCAAATGTAACGGACAATTCAGTACAAAATTTTATTCCCATAGTTAATCAACAAGTAGCTGCTGCAAAGGAAATGAAACCATTTCCCCAGCAAGTTAATTATGCAGGCGTTATAAAACCGAATCATATTACACAAGAAAGCTTAAATGCTTCTGTAAGAAGCTACTACGATAATTGGAAAAAGAAATATTTGAAAAATGATTTATCTTCTTTACCTGGTGGTTATTATGTAAAAGGAGAGATTACAGGTGATGCGGATGGATTTAAGCCACTTGGAACTTCAGAAGGTCAAGGGTATGGGATGATAATTACAGTATTAATGGCTGGTTATGATTCGAATGCTCAAAAAATCTATGACGGTTTATTTAAAACAGCAAGAACTTTTAAAAGTTCTCAAAATCCTAATTTAATGGGATGGGTTGTCGCAGATAGTAAAAAAGCACAAGGTCATTTTGATTCTGCTACTGATGGGGATTTAGATATTGCGTATTCTCTTCTTCTTGCTCATAAGCAGTGGGGATCTAATGGAACAGTTAATTATTTGAAAGAAGCACAAGACATGATTACAAAAGGTATTAAAGCTAGTAATGTTACAAATAATAACCGACTAAATTTAGGAGATTGGGATTCTAAAAGTTCACTTGATACGAGACCATCTGATTGGATGATGTCACACCTTAGAGCATTTTATGAATTTACAGGTGATAAAACTTGGCTTACTGTTATTAATAATTTGTACGATGTTTATACGCAATTTAGTAATAAGTACTCTCCAAATACAGGACTTATTTCAGATTTCGTTGTAAAAAACCCACCACAACCCGCACCTAAAGACTTCTTAGATGAGTCAGAATATACAAATGCATATTATTACAATGCTAGTCGGGTACCATTGAGAATTGTAATGGACTATGCTATGTACGGCGAGAAAAGAAGTAAAGTCATTTCTGATAAAGTTTCTTCGTGGATTCAAAATAAAACGAATGGAAATCCTTCTAAAATTGTGGATGGTTATCAATTAAATGGATCTAATATTGGTAGTTATTCAACTGCTGTATTTGTTTCACCGTTTATTGCTGCAAGTATAACGAGTAGCAATAATCAAAAGTGGGTAAATAGTGGATGGGATTGGATGAAGAATAAGAGAGAAAGCTATTTTAGTGATAGTTACAATCTATTAACTATGCTTTTTATTACGGGAAATTGGTGGAAGCCTGTACCCGATGATAAAAAAACACAAAATCTAATAAATGATGAAATCTATGAAGGATACGATAAATAA
- a CDS encoding serine hydrolase domain-containing protein, translating to MYTYDKLISWVENIKEKNHSSATALCIIKNNKIVLEHYSGYHSNISTSKKVTASSQFNVASARKSYLGLMVAYALYEGKINSIDDEATKYFKDFDSALLGKTTIRHLVTHSHGLEETNDGTIFREFEPGQSWAYRDINVRMMTRLIYQLYNKSVPELLKERVFKPANFQETGWRVQRDENLVDVVNNPNEDAISEIGTVDDGTEKNLFVSAREFAYWGNLHLNQGVINGKQIVPKEVIKIATSLQSPTFINKELPQNGVFWFVQNEPAQLSELGERIPKGSYQILGITGPTILVIPEYNVVVAKMYNKRYNYGGDNYLYYLREFSNLVTDTFSSGNRA from the coding sequence TTGTATACATACGATAAGTTGATTTCTTGGGTAGAAAATATTAAAGAAAAAAATCATAGTTCTGCTACAGCACTTTGTATTATAAAAAATAATAAAATCGTACTAGAGCATTATAGTGGTTACCACTCAAATATCTCTACAAGTAAAAAAGTAACCGCGTCATCACAATTCAACGTTGCTTCTGCGAGAAAAAGTTATTTAGGTTTAATGGTAGCATACGCACTTTACGAGGGGAAAATAAACTCTATTGATGATGAAGCGACAAAGTATTTTAAAGACTTTGATTCTGCATTGCTTGGTAAAACAACGATAAGACATTTAGTAACACATTCGCACGGATTAGAAGAAACGAATGACGGGACAATTTTTCGTGAATTTGAACCGGGACAATCATGGGCATATAGAGATATTAATGTAAGAATGATGACACGTCTTATTTACCAGCTATATAACAAAAGTGTTCCTGAATTGTTAAAGGAGCGTGTGTTTAAACCTGCTAATTTTCAAGAAACAGGTTGGAGAGTTCAGCGAGATGAAAATTTAGTTGACGTTGTTAATAATCCAAATGAAGACGCAATTAGTGAAATTGGTACAGTAGATGACGGTACTGAAAAAAATCTGTTTGTCTCAGCTAGAGAATTTGCTTATTGGGGTAATCTTCATTTAAATCAAGGTGTGATAAACGGTAAACAAATTGTTCCAAAAGAAGTTATAAAAATCGCTACGAGTTTGCAGAGTCCAACATTTATAAACAAAGAGCTACCACAAAATGGGGTGTTTTGGTTCGTCCAAAATGAACCTGCACAATTAAGTGAGCTTGGTGAACGTATTCCAAAAGGGTCGTATCAAATATTAGGGATTACTGGACCGACTATTTTAGTAATACCTGAATATAATGTAGTTGTTGCAAAAATGTATAACAAAAGATATAACTACGGCGGTGATAATTACTTATATTATTTACGTGAATTTAGCAATTTAGTCACTGATACATTTAGTAGCGGTAATAGGGCATAA
- a CDS encoding GNAT family N-acetyltransferase: MNVQLKVVTRENWKEALKLQVKENQLKFVPSVAVSLAKVYIKPDGDNVEYIPFAIYDGDLMVGFVIHAVVRETSDMYWINGFIIDQSQQGNGYGKAALQESINIIKNTFKACKEIRLTVHKDNISAKKLYERYSFKSLEQEYDGEQVYRLFV; this comes from the coding sequence TTGAATGTCCAGTTAAAGGTTGTTACGAGAGAAAATTGGAAAGAAGCATTAAAGCTACAAGTTAAAGAAAATCAGTTGAAATTTGTTCCATCCGTAGCAGTTTCGCTTGCTAAAGTATATATAAAACCAGATGGTGACAATGTAGAGTACATACCATTCGCTATATACGATGGTGACCTTATGGTTGGTTTTGTAATACATGCAGTTGTAAGAGAGACATCGGATATGTATTGGATTAACGGATTTATTATTGATCAATCGCAGCAAGGTAATGGTTATGGAAAAGCAGCCTTACAAGAAAGTATTAATATAATAAAAAATACGTTTAAGGCGTGTAAAGAAATTAGATTAACCGTACATAAAGATAATATCTCTGCAAAGAAACTATATGAACGATACAGTTTCAAATCATTAGAACAGGAGTATGATGGCGAGCAAGTATATCGTTTATTCGTTTAA
- a CDS encoding NUDIX domain-containing protein, translated as MKSKFHHIVRAVMIKDEKLLVAEYIGHHYFLPGGHVEIGESAENALIRELREELGVNCSIQQFLGVIENQWQDKEVLHHEINHIFEVESQDLHTDLPPKSSESHLAFHWIDYNKESLNDYEIMPMPLVKELLERKLSDELLNCWISNF; from the coding sequence TTGAAAAGTAAATTTCATCATATTGTACGAGCAGTCATGATAAAAGATGAAAAATTATTAGTTGCTGAATATATTGGCCATCATTATTTTTTACCTGGTGGCCATGTTGAGATTGGAGAATCAGCAGAGAATGCATTAATAAGAGAGTTAAGAGAAGAACTTGGAGTAAACTGTAGTATACAACAATTTTTAGGAGTCATAGAAAATCAATGGCAAGATAAAGAAGTGCTTCATCATGAAATTAACCACATTTTTGAAGTAGAGTCACAAGATTTACATACGGACTTACCACCGAAATCTAGCGAGTCTCATTTAGCATTTCACTGGATAGATTATAATAAAGAATCCTTAAATGATTATGAAATCATGCCAATGCCTTTAGTGAAGGAATTACTTGAAAGAAAGTTAAGTGATGAACTACTAAATTGTTGGATTAGTAATTTTTAA
- a CDS encoding cadmium resistance transporter: protein MITTIISSVVAFATTNIDDIFILLVLFSQVRTEVIRKEGRAVREKVMRKKLYIVIGQYFGFSMIVFLSIVGSLSSFFIPVSWIGLLGFVPIYMGVKGLLSLRSYKSNEVIDNVTGSLFKVASITLANGADNISIYIPMFASQTLETNIVTLVIFFFMIAIWCFISYKLLKAPILAKVLEKNCYIIVPIVLIGLGMFILFHSDTIGLFS, encoded by the coding sequence TTGATTACAACCATAATTTCTTCTGTTGTGGCATTCGCTACAACAAATATTGATGACATTTTTATACTGCTTGTTTTATTTTCACAAGTAAGAACAGAAGTAATTAGGAAAGAAGGTAGAGCTGTCCGCGAAAAAGTTATGAGAAAAAAACTTTATATTGTTATTGGACAATATTTTGGGTTTAGTATGATTGTTTTTCTAAGTATCGTTGGGTCTTTAAGCTCTTTTTTCATTCCTGTTTCGTGGATTGGGTTATTAGGATTCGTGCCAATTTATATGGGGGTTAAAGGACTGTTGTCACTTCGTTCTTATAAAAGTAATGAAGTTATCGATAACGTTACTGGTTCATTATTTAAAGTAGCTTCAATTACATTAGCTAATGGAGCTGACAATATTTCGATTTATATACCAATGTTTGCTAGTCAAACTCTTGAAACAAATATCGTTACATTAGTTATCTTTTTTTTCATGATAGCGATATGGTGTTTTATTAGCTACAAATTGCTAAAAGCTCCTATACTAGCTAAAGTACTTGAGAAAAACTGTTATATTATTGTTCCAATTGTTCTAATTGGTTTAGGAATGTTCATTCTTTTTCACAGTGATACAATTGGACTATTCTCCTAA
- a CDS encoding YwqG family protein, with protein sequence MKNTYQLQIPKELEQYRSILEESVKPYVKVSGTLAETTLFESKFGGYPYLPIDQEHPKDSNGQPMMLLAQLNLEEIPNIEHMPQHGMLQFFISAEEDLFGADFDHPTSQKDFRIVYHSTITADLTKVITDFSYLNTLDLENFIVPEAAKLKFELAYQPVTPRDYRFEMIFSDNIDWEEIVDEENNIELGELYDDLCKDQGHKIGGYPFFTQTDPREWEEKYQQHDILLLQIDTDDSLNIMWGDSGVANFFIRKEELLNLDFSNVIYNWDCY encoded by the coding sequence GTGAAGAATACGTATCAACTTCAAATTCCGAAAGAACTAGAACAGTATCGTAGTATTTTAGAAGAAAGTGTGAAACCGTATGTTAAAGTGTCTGGAACATTAGCAGAGACAACCCTTTTTGAAAGTAAGTTTGGTGGTTATCCGTATTTACCTATAGATCAAGAGCATCCTAAAGACTCAAACGGACAACCTATGATGCTACTTGCGCAGTTAAACCTTGAAGAAATACCAAACATTGAACATATGCCTCAACATGGAATGTTACAGTTTTTCATAAGTGCTGAAGAAGATCTTTTTGGAGCAGATTTTGATCATCCCACAAGCCAAAAAGACTTTCGAATTGTTTATCATTCTACAATCACAGCGGATTTAACTAAGGTGATTACTGATTTTAGTTATTTAAACACTTTAGATTTAGAGAATTTTATCGTACCCGAAGCAGCAAAACTAAAGTTTGAGTTGGCATATCAACCAGTAACACCAAGAGATTATCGATTTGAAATGATTTTTAGTGATAACATTGATTGGGAAGAAATTGTTGATGAAGAAAATAATATAGAATTAGGCGAACTGTATGATGATTTATGTAAAGATCAAGGACATAAAATTGGCGGATATCCATTTTTCACACAGACAGATCCGAGAGAATGGGAAGAAAAATACCAACAGCATGACATATTATTGCTGCAAATCGATACAGACGATTCATTAAATATTATGTGGGGAGATTCTGGTGTTGCTAATTTCTTTATACGTAAGGAAGAGCTGTTAAATCTAGATTTTTCCAATGTCATTTACAATTGGGATTGTTACTAG
- a CDS encoding MBL fold metallo-hydrolase: MNKKYTNQIHTDMSFKPKDIISLMTDYFKMKSKLRPIKDLPIVLSNKDNESFESVTWFGHSASLLKIEGKKLLLDPMFGDASSPFPLFNSKRYSGAFSLERDDLQEIDAIIISHNHYDHLNYKSIMQLKDRAKHFYVPTGVAQYLIKWGVSPSKISEHNWWDEITFDNIKLVCAPARHFSGRGMTDRDCSLWCSWLILGQKTKIFFSGDSGYAPHFKEIGDKYGPFDLTLMECGQYDPRWSAIHMLPEETVQAHIDVKGELLLPIHWGAFTLALHEWSDPIERVTQEANRLGVKITTPQIGESITLKSTDYPLSAWWKEI, translated from the coding sequence ATGAATAAGAAATATACAAATCAAATTCATACTGATATGAGTTTTAAACCGAAAGATATTATAAGTTTAATGACGGATTACTTTAAAATGAAATCAAAGCTGCGTCCTATAAAGGATTTGCCTATCGTTTTATCAAATAAAGATAATGAATCGTTTGAGAGTGTTACATGGTTTGGCCATTCTGCTTCTCTTTTGAAAATAGAAGGTAAAAAACTATTATTAGACCCTATGTTTGGAGATGCCTCTTCCCCATTTCCTTTGTTTAATAGTAAACGCTATAGTGGTGCTTTTTCTTTAGAACGTGATGACCTTCAAGAAATTGATGCGATTATCATTTCTCATAATCACTATGATCATTTGAATTACAAAAGTATTATGCAGTTAAAAGATCGCGCAAAGCACTTTTATGTTCCAACTGGAGTTGCACAATATCTTATTAAATGGGGTGTTTCACCTAGTAAAATTAGTGAGCATAATTGGTGGGACGAAATTACGTTTGATAATATTAAGTTAGTATGTGCGCCTGCAAGGCATTTCTCTGGACGTGGTATGACAGATAGAGATTGTTCATTATGGTGTTCATGGCTTATTCTTGGTCAAAAGACTAAAATTTTCTTTAGTGGTGATAGCGGTTATGCCCCTCACTTTAAGGAAATTGGTGATAAATACGGTCCATTCGATCTTACATTAATGGAATGCGGACAATATGATCCGAGGTGGTCTGCTATTCATATGTTGCCTGAAGAAACGGTACAAGCCCATATTGATGTTAAAGGAGAATTACTTCTTCCGATTCATTGGGGTGCTTTTACGTTAGCATTACACGAATGGAGTGACCCGATAGAACGTGTTACACAAGAAGCCAACCGTTTAGGAGTGAAAATTACAACACCACAAATTGGCGAATCTATTACGTTAAAATCTACAGACTATCCTTTATCAGCTTGGTGGAAGGAAATTTAA
- a CDS encoding NUDIX hydrolase, giving the protein MKKVNVTYAILYDKTNEKILMVKNKGENGSYYTLPGGAVKLGETLEEAVIREVKEETGLHINVNGICSISEAFFEERDHHAIFFNFLGEIIGGETYISRPKEIEEITWMELHIAAPYLRIPEHLLDLLQKKETVPYFFNGTIVHQSS; this is encoded by the coding sequence ATGAAAAAAGTTAATGTTACATACGCGATTTTGTACGATAAAACTAATGAAAAGATCTTAATGGTAAAAAACAAAGGGGAAAATGGTTCTTATTATACATTACCAGGTGGCGCAGTTAAACTAGGAGAAACATTAGAAGAAGCAGTAATTCGAGAAGTAAAAGAAGAAACAGGGTTACATATAAATGTAAACGGGATTTGTTCTATCAGCGAAGCCTTTTTTGAGGAAAGAGATCATCATGCAATTTTCTTTAATTTTCTAGGCGAAATAATCGGCGGAGAGACATATATATCAAGGCCAAAAGAAATCGAAGAGATTACTTGGATGGAATTACATATAGCAGCTCCATATTTACGCATACCAGAACATTTACTAGATTTATTACAAAAGAAAGAAACAGTACCTTATTTTTTTAACGGAACAATCGTTCATCAATCTTCATAA
- the cutA gene encoding divalent cation tolerance protein CutA, which yields MQFTEVKIEVFIPEEYIETLRDELNKIGACKTGEYDHCFSYSSVKGYWRPLDEASPFNGEIGRICEGQECKVEIKCKRELVKDALEVINDIHPYETPMIYIIPILNDYFEQLYIE from the coding sequence ATGCAATTTACTGAAGTGAAAATTGAAGTGTTCATTCCTGAAGAATATATTGAAACATTAAGGGATGAATTAAATAAAATTGGAGCATGTAAAACGGGCGAATATGACCATTGTTTTTCCTATAGTTCAGTGAAAGGATATTGGAGACCTTTAGACGAGGCATCTCCTTTTAATGGAGAAATTGGTCGAATATGCGAAGGGCAAGAATGTAAAGTTGAAATAAAGTGTAAACGAGAACTTGTAAAAGATGCTCTTGAAGTTATTAATGATATTCATCCGTATGAAACACCTATGATTTATATTATACCAATACTAAATGACTATTTTGAGCAACTATACATTGAATAA
- a CDS encoding heterocycloanthracin/sonorensin family bacteriocin produces MNQFQHELQTLNLNDYQTGNVVYWDQQQSQYPYYYIQDDARRCGGCGGCGGCGGRCGGCGGGRCGGCGGRCVGCAGCFGCFNCWNWWII; encoded by the coding sequence ATGAATCAATTTCAACATGAACTACAAACATTAAACCTTAATGATTATCAAACTGGTAATGTTGTGTATTGGGATCAACAACAAAGTCAATATCCATACTATTACATTCAAGACGATGCACGTCGTTGCGGAGGATGCGGAGGATGCGGAGGTTGTGGTGGACGCTGTGGCGGTTGTGGCGGCGGTAGATGTGGTGGCTGTGGTGGACGTTGCGTAGGTTGCGCTGGTTGTTTTGGTTGCTTTAATTGCTGGAACTGGTGGATTATTTAA
- the dnaN gene encoding DNA polymerase III subunit beta, producing MEFIVNHKQFTQSLSEVNKAISTKSLIPILSGIKITADQSGITLIASNSNIFIKKFIPVSIEDEKIATILKAGTIVVPAKYFIEIIKKMPSDIEIKSKNEQIIKIQSEEITLSLNGFPADEFPNVPLIDNHSEIKVETEQLIEVFKQTVFAVAKNESRPVLTGVHIELSNNKFICAATDSHRLAIRETLLSSDVKANCIVPSSTISELLKLMNGNSEFVYIYLSESHIIFTLGTTTLYSRLIEGKYPNISNLIPNDFKTIINIDRKKILQGVDRSSLLASEWANNNVNLEIINESTIKISSNASQIGQISETQQIDAIQGEKQLNISFDGRFMVDALRAIKEETITLSFGGSMRPILIEAGEQSAAVHLISPVRAY from the coding sequence ATGGAGTTTATCGTTAATCACAAACAATTCACTCAATCACTTTCAGAAGTCAACAAAGCAATATCAACAAAATCTTTAATTCCTATATTATCTGGTATAAAAATAACTGCAGATCAATCTGGAATTACTTTAATTGCAAGTAACTCGAATATTTTTATTAAAAAATTCATTCCTGTTTCAATTGAAGACGAAAAAATTGCAACTATTTTAAAGGCAGGAACTATTGTTGTACCTGCAAAGTATTTCATTGAAATAATAAAGAAAATGCCAAGTGATATAGAAATAAAAAGTAAGAATGAGCAAATTATTAAGATACAATCAGAAGAAATCACATTAAGTTTAAATGGATTTCCTGCAGATGAGTTTCCGAATGTACCGCTTATAGATAATCATTCAGAAATCAAAGTAGAGACAGAGCAATTGATTGAAGTATTTAAACAAACAGTCTTTGCAGTAGCAAAAAATGAATCTAGACCTGTTCTTACTGGGGTGCATATAGAGTTATCTAATAATAAGTTCATTTGTGCTGCAACTGACTCACATAGACTAGCTATACGCGAAACATTGCTTTCCTCAGATGTAAAAGCAAATTGTATTGTACCAAGCTCAACCATTAGTGAACTTCTAAAATTAATGAACGGCAATTCGGAATTCGTATATATCTACCTTTCAGAGAGTCATATTATATTTACGCTCGGAACAACTACATTATATTCAAGACTAATTGAAGGGAAATATCCTAATATTTCTAACCTTATTCCAAATGACTTTAAAACGATTATTAACATAGATAGAAAAAAGATATTACAAGGTGTAGATCGATCAAGTTTATTAGCAAGTGAATGGGCCAATAACAATGTTAACTTAGAAATCATAAACGAATCTACAATTAAAATTTCTTCAAACGCTTCTCAAATTGGGCAAATATCCGAAACGCAACAGATAGATGCGATTCAAGGTGAAAAACAATTAAATATATCTTTCGATGGGCGTTTTATGGTTGATGCTTTAAGAGCAATAAAAGAAGAAACGATTACTTTAAGCTTTGGCGGTTCTATGAGACCGATATTGATTGAAGCAGGAGAGCAATCTGCAGCAGTACATCTTATATCACCAGTAAGAGCTTATTAG